Proteins encoded in a region of the Drosophila gunungcola strain Sukarami chromosome 3L unlocalized genomic scaffold, Dgunungcola_SK_2 000005F, whole genome shotgun sequence genome:
- the LOC128259563 gene encoding nucleosome-remodeling factor subunit NURF301 isoform X2 — MSGRGSRKRGRPPKTPNERATGRFNYQLLKKPKYLSEGKSQPSTPSASRGISPQSDEGSRSSHNNHNRGNRGSAAKRGRGRKSTVQPNTSSFAGRKGYESEYHYGSDFGESEEDKSDIEDDMLLTPSDDESLEAANESESEFSVCSFNQNGVSRPLRPPSPEPVWLQEGRQYAALELPDSSEDLSIANVHVLRALSIYEVLRRFRHLVRLSPFRFEDFCAALACEEQSALLADVHVMLLKAILREEDAQGTHFGPLDQKDTVNISLYLIDALTWPEVLRSYVESDKTFDRNVFHILSRTEYPYTGIESRLEVLQFLTDQYLTANSIRDVMLQEGPIHYDDHCRVCHRLGDLLCCETCPAVYHLECVDPPMNDVPTEDWQCGLCRSHKVSGVMDCVLPQEKQGVLIRHDSLGVDRHGRKYWFIARRIFIEDQEDCTCWYYSTISKLKLLVNRLDSEELETRLHSNLTERQGEIERQMKLTETLTNEHKHTKRSLIEIEQEATNELFEKKEMVEDAEDGNAKTETHSMEGLKKQEESKMVTRQKSNQLSTGTLHFKLGMEQGFKNYVNQYSTNPIALNKPQRNEERDKRRHLSHKFSLTTASDFKWIGITMGTTENMITTLRQTLINFEANIAAPFLNTNWVVNKKVWNSAVMNARRASDFAAVLLLFQSSLKSVVFANVWHEQLGHTTLHRITSAEREERKKLEKREKRERDDEEERNRLAFNYIKYTLGLKHQVWKQKGEEYRVHGQWGWLWLSSSRRCGVRARRPQPLLHNKVYVHYTMGGENDVNEIILVDPRTQRFMQQCQSSNIDGQVCHYLPEQYTNVKVIEDVEKKMMGHIDVSKALNAPGRSFYPKVARKCRLDDLLDRRIKLAEVEEQIACSDASDIKPLVISSPHVAANNKQTCLEKRLLRLTEVPSKGGTANVNLELVNSLAKQIQTVRLQFSQLNRFAKIFRCYTKECNTNSNAVSQITQNTCYSPLCLQKARAKKELLLLLRKAHTAGNGSKETVAAILGAVKKPSILEQKLTEGKRDSNQVVTDESDEGKPGESEAPLDLLQDWEHGRSNAVPFTELLLSECLLLEQEFGTNARIKEEDGPNAGSNTNTDSNTQDSDKLDYIESMDVCSNVEIESTEDSIVGGINSSCSGANAEDIDVTSGWRRKRNQKSKKTYIGTKDVLDQTLDKDIPLNKQNRRFPITARSVKRECIKKYDREYFDNGKERVYSSNSPRGRVYLLSAPSKLYEQAVKTEDKMTISKKPSYSRYPLISNFFTHKKKRSLLVLPRFELLKLARLGGKSSTNGFHHAAKNNTIWQYQCSRPLFRTCWSYRTSNATSLSSLALQLRILWSCLRWDDMIAKPPSTDGKHQVTTETEIVTLELLKLRHAGRYGEKTSYLRRKVVIPLEMPKTIREVTSIRSGLRKRKRAESPQPTEPQITEEWVEEDKLELWEIKFIGEKQEKARLSAVTRSVASRQLEASGTIAPSTSANGIPGGAGRVQLTPKSSEDVKEKMEQQLKLQRAVHQQRKLGGTSEVTRSVTPVKGQVIGSRRVIVKNPDGTTRIIQQAVTQVSRTATTTPNTPATATASSTVNNMSSTQSTSSTPTPHKVQIIRGPDGKVSVRGLNPGQQLVQMPDGKLHVLTTTTTSNVAAQGTKIKVPIRPASTPSSPAVTSAPTTANQVTPVIKQIAVKHVTKNSGTQSVASSQRVALPLAQIKNKLLLAQQQQQAAVASASTSSSPSVQKVVSKVVNTSSSGHNLQQVFVQSGSKLVVGQNAQGQKVIISTSPAQQQGSSPAQQQQLVQSQVLSQQIQQSPQQQISMTQVGSQPTQKVIQQIVNTSNVQQQIVVGGQRIILSPGQTIVTQRNVPQSQALQMVQQQIQTQQQQQQQQHVVQPQQQFVVQSNQIVQSSPSTQTKLVKQLVVQQQSQPSIDEKAQITTVDVNESGTQQVLVPNSTLAQQLAQGKLQVATVNGQQVIVKPLGNNQAQIVAHIKHQGDGNAHIVTNNSVTAMAQASPQSSPVKQQALQSQSPQAVVVQQQQVPQQSTTNYDNSIAQQPVVAQGQAQQQPLSVEESLLQNQPPGTVIKCVTAQVLQTEHGPRIVLQGLVGNDFTAQQLQLVQTQVKQQLMKAQESNGKLGVLGPTKIYLAVQPETSVQSQPPPLTPVHQSATHQQVGGGVSIPFVANSNYMLNEMKEEVFDDEFIVVCSPPNQIEPTSQNEVTQGRISISDLPCHTNISFEDQDNSEQHRLTYESEDLKRCSLQTNNVDNDSTALATYEANPTIRINSISNGNEQEHRKCAETEKSNISINQPFVGKSLLLEGLENKEPASHSEIEATETDLENNQCESFVVTSGYIQESISNALRQGNLSPELEEKLVNMQKQRENANSNCIDDWEFGSKESASEEALTPNRGSFVTINKNSDDAEWKIRTSLKRPNAIISNNFNRILKKNHRQNEEVTELGEPKQLQLERHKELLKKSILRKRSLLERNLQNEIHEDVQTKVQRHVRPLSVASQEEQSENERSGDPNMDFKRTEASAQNSRHGVGRPKKFTRKKEKLYCICRTPYDDTKFYVGCDLCSNWFHGDCVSITEEASKKLSEFICIDCKKARETQQLYCSCRQPYDESQFYICCDKCQDWFHGRCVGILQSEAEFIDEYVCPECQRKTDANSDNIKKLSPNQMEELKNLIKQIQLHKSAWPFMEPVDPKEAPDYYKVIKEPMDLKRMETKIESNAYTKLAEFIGDMTKIFDNCRYYNPKESSFYKCAEALESYFVQKIKNFR, encoded by the exons aTGAGCGGACGCGGCAGCCGTAAACGTGGTCGGCCGCCAAAGACGCCCAACGAGCGGGCCACAGGGCGCTTTAACTACCAGCTGCTCAAGAAGCCCAAGTATCTCAGCGAGGGCAAGTCGCAGCCCAGCACGCCATCTGCCTCCAGGGGTATCTCTCCCCAGAGCGACGAGGGCAGCAGGAGCAGtcacaacaaccacaaccGCGGAAATCGCGGGAGCGCCGCCAAGAGGGGACGCGGTCGCAAGTCTACCGTGCAGCCCAACACCAGCAGCTTTGCTGGAAGGAAAG GGTACGAGTCAGAATATCACTACGGATCTGATTTTGGAGAGTCTGAAGAAGACAAATCAGACATTGAGGATGACATGCTACTTACACCCAGTGACGACGAGAGCCTGGAAGCGGCCAATGAGAGCGAATCTGAATTCTCCGTATGTAGCTTCAACCAAAATGGAGTTAGTCGTCCTCTTCGTCCGCCTAGCCCAGAACCTGTATGGCTGCAGGAAGGTCGGCAATATGCAGCGCTTGAACTGCCCGATTCGTCGGAGGATCTATCTATAGCCAATGTCCACGTATTGCGTGCACTGAGTATTTATGAAGTACTACGACGTTTTCGCCACTTGGTCCGCCTCTCGCCATTCCGATTTGAAGACTTTTGCGCAGCCTTAGCTTGTGAGGAGCAAAGTGCGTTATTGGCAGACGTACATGTTATGCTGCTAAAGGCGATCTTACGCGAAGAGGACGCTCAGGGTACACATTTTGGCCCCCTAGATCAAAAGGATACTGTTAATATAAGTCTTTACCTGATTGATGCTTTAACGTGGCCGGAAGTTTTACGCAGCTATGTTGAAAGTGACAAGACATTTGATCGCAACGTGTTCCATATTTTAAGCCGAACTGAATACCCGTATACGGGCATAGAAAGCCGTCTTGAAGTGCTCCAGTTCTTGACAGATCAATATTTAACGGCCAATTCCATACGCGATGTAATGCTCCAGGAAGGGCCCATTCATTATGACGACCATTGCCGCGTGTGCCACCGACTTGGTGATTTATTATGCTGCGAAACGTGCCCTGCCGTTTATCATTTGGAATGTGTGGACCCTCCAATGAATGACGTACCTACTGAGGATTGGCAGTGCGGGCTTTGTCGATCACATAAGGTAAGTGGCGTAATGGACTGCGTCCTGCCCCAGGAAAAACAGGGCGTGCTTATCCGGCATGATAGCCTGGGTGTTGATCGTCATGGGCGCAAATATTGGTTTATTGCACGGCGTATTTTTATAGAGGATCAGGAGGATTGCACTTGCTGGTATTATAGTACGATAAGTAAGCTAAAATTGCTAGTAAACCGATTGGATTCCGAAGAATTGGAAACTCGGCTGCATAGCAACTTAACAGAACGACAAGGCGAAATCGAACGCCAAATGAAACTTACTGAGACTTTAACTAACGAGCACAAACATACTAAGCGaagtttaattgaaatagAACAAGAGGCTACAAAtgaattatttgaaaaaaaggaaatggtTGAGGATGCTGAAGATGGTAATGCCAAAACCGAAACCCATTCGATGGAGGgattaaaaaaacaggaagAAAGCAAAATGGTAACTCGTCAGAAATCGAATCAGTTGAGTACTGGTACGCTTCATTTTAAACTTGGTATGGAGCAAGGattcaaaaattatgttaaccAGTATTCAACAAACCCAATCGCCCTTAACAAGCCGCAACGGAACGAGGAGCGGGATAAGCGGCGTCATTTGTCCCACAAGTTTTCGTTAACGACTGCTTCCGATTTTAAATGGATTGGGATTACCATGGGAACTACCGAAAATATGATAACAACGCTTAGACAGACGTTGATTAACTTCGAAGCCAATATTGCAGCTCCATTTTTAAACACAAACTGGGTGGTTAACAAAAAAGTTTGGAATTCTGCTGTAATGAATGCCCGCCGCGCTTCGGATTTTGCAGCCGTATTGCTACTGTTTCAATCGTCCCTAAAGAGTGTTGTTTTTGCTAATGTCTGGCACGAACAACTTGGTCATACAACTTTGCATCGCATAACAAGTGCCGAACGAGAAGAGCGAAAAAAACTGGAAAAGCGCGAGAAACGCGAGCGGGATGATGAGGAAGAACGTAATCGCCTAGCATTCAACTACATAAAGTATACCCTGGGTCTTAAGCATCAAGTCTGGAAGCAAAAAGGAGAGGAATATCGTGTTCACGGCCAGTGGGGCTGGCTTTGGCTCTCAAGCAGTCGACGCTGTGGTGTTCGTGCCCGCCGACCTCAACCTCTTCTACACAACAAAGTGTATGTCCACTACACAATGGGAGGTGAAAATGAtgttaatgaaattatattaGTCGACCCACGCACTCAGCGATTTATGCAACAATGTCAGTCAAGCAATATTGATGGCCAGGTTTGTCACTATTTACCGGAGCAATATACAAATGTAAAAGTAATCGaagatgttgaaaaaaaaatgatgggCCACATCGATGTAAGTAAAGCACTTAATGCTCCAGGGCGTAGTTTTTATCCGAAAGTGGCTCGCAAATGTCGGTTAGATGATCTATTGGATCGTCGTATTAAACTGGCCGAGGTCGAAGAGCAGATTGCCTGTAGCGATGCCTCTGATATTAAACCGCTTGTAATTTCGTCTCCACACGTTGCAGCCAACAACAAACAGACGTGTCTAGAGAAGCGATTACTCCGCCTTACTGAAGTCCCATCAAAGGGGGGTACTGCAAACGTAAATTTGGAACTCGTTAATTCGCTggctaaacaaattcaaacaGTGCGCTTGCAATTTAGCCAACTAAATCGTTTTGCTAAGATATTTCGTTGCTACACAAAGGAGTGTAATACAAATTCAAACGCCGTATCCCAAATAACTCAAAACACTTGCTACTCGCCGTTGTGTCTTCAAAAAGCGCGAGCCAAAAAAgaacttttgttgttgttacgcAAGGCGCATACTGCAGGAAACGGCTCAAAAGAGACGGTTGCCGCTATATTGGGGGCAGTAAAAAAACCATCTATTCTCGAGCAAAAGCTCACTGAGGGTAAGAGAGATTCCAATCAAGTAGTGACGGATGAATCAGATGAAGGGAAACCAGGGGAATCCGAAGCGCCATTGGATTTACTTCAGGATTGGGAACACGGTCGCTCGAACGCTGTTCCTTTTACAGAATTATTATTAAGCGAATGCTTGCTGCTTGAACAAGAATTCGGAACCAACGCAAGAATCAAAGAAGAAGATGGTCCAAACGCCGGAAGCAATACAAATACAGACTCTAACACTCAAGACTCTGATAAATTGGATTATATCGAGAGTATGGATGTTTGCAGTAATGTTGAAATTGAGAGTACTGAAGACTCTATTGTAGGTGGCATAAACTCATCATGTTCAGGAGCTAACGCAGAAGATATTGATGTGACAAGCGGATGGCGGCGAAAACGTAatcaaaaatctaaaaaaaccTATATTGGTACAAAAGATGTTTTAGATCAGACGTTAGACAAGGACATACCACTTAACAAACAGAACCGCAGATTTCCAATCACTGCACGATCAGTAAAACGcgaatgcataaaaaaatatgaccGGGAATATTTTGATAATGGAAAGGAGCGCGTCTATTCCTCTAATTCACCTCGGGGTCGTGTATACCTCCTTAGTGCCCCTTCCAAGTTATACGAGCAAGCTGTAAAAACAGAGGACAAAATGACAATTTCAAAAAAGCCATCATATTCACGGTACCCTCTTATCTCAAATTTCTTTACTCATAAAAAGAAACGAAGCCTATTGGTGCTGCCGCGTTTCGAGCTGCTTAAGCTGGCCCGTCTGGGAGGAAAATCATCAACCAATGGTTTTCATCACGCtgcaaaaaataacacaatttggCAATATCAGTGCTCGCGTCCCCTATTCCGAACGTGCTGGTCCTATCGCACGTCTAATGCCACTTCGTTATCCAGTCTAGCTCTTCAACTTCGAATATTGTGGTCGTGTCTTCGCTGGGACGATATGATAGCGAAGCCTCCTTCCACTGATGGGAAGCATCAGGTTACAACGGAAACTGAAATTGTAACTTTAGAGTTGTTAAAACTTCGACATGCAGGACGCTATGGCGAAAAAACTAGCTATTTGCGGCGAAAAGTTGTCATTCCACTTGAAATGCCTAAGACTATAAGAg AAGTAACATCCATACGATCCGGGCTGCGAAAACGAAAGCGCGCTGAATCCCCCCAGCCAACTGAGCCACAAATTACCGAGGAATGGGTCGAGGAAGATAAACTAGAACTatgggaaattaaatttattggagAGAAACAGGAAAAGGCACGCTTATCAGCGGTAACGCGATCTGTAGCATCCCGACAACTGGAGGCAAGTGGTACTATTGCTCCAAGCACTTCAGCTAATGGAATTCCAGGCGGAGCTGGTCGCGTTCAATTGACACCTAAATCGAGTGAAGACGTAAAGGAAAAAATGGAACAACAATTGAAATTGCAACGCGCTGTTCACCAGCAGAGAAAATTGGGCGGCACTAGCGAAGTCACTCGTTCTGTTACCCCAG TTAAGGGCCAAGTTATTGGTAGTAGGCGTGTCATTGTCAAAAACCCTGATGGAACAACACGAATCATTCAGCAAGCAGTTACACAAGTTTCACgaacagcaacaactacacCAAACACGCCAGCGACAGCGACTGCATCCTCCACTGTAAACAACATGTCTAGCACGCAATCTACTTCATCTACTCCTACACCTCATAAGGTGCAAATCATAAGGGGGCCAGATGGCAAGGTCAGCGTACGCGGATTAAACCCTGGTCAGCAGCTTGTTCAGATGCCGGACGGAAAATTGCATGTGCTGACAACCACAACTACATCAAATGTAGCAGCGCAAG gaACCAAAATAAAGGTTCCCATCAGGCCGGCTTCTACACCGTCATCACCAGCAGTAACGTCAGCACCGACTACTGCAAATCAAGTAACACcagtaataaaacaaattgcagTTAAGCATGTCACGAAGAATTCCGGGACTCAATCTGTAGCATCTTCACAGCGTGTTGCTTTACCGCTGGCACAAATTAAGAATAAATTGTTGCTggcccaacagcagcagcaagcgGCAGTGGCATCTGCATCAACATCTTCGTCGCCGTCCGTTCAAAAGGTAGTTTCAAAAGTGGTGAACACGAGTTCCTCTGGACATAACCTCCAACAAGTATTCGTTCAGTCCGGTTCAAAATTGGTGGTAGGCCAAAACGCACAGGGGCAAAAAGTTATTATATCCACCTCACCTGCACAACAACAAGGCTCATCACCAgctcaacagcaacaacttgTGCAATCTCAAGTTCTTTCACAACAAATTCAACAATCACCTCAGCAGCAAATCTCAATGACCCAGGTCGGAAGTCAGCCAACGCAAAAAGTAATCCAGCAAATTGTTAACACCAGCAACGTCCAACAGCAGATTGTAGTTGGCGGCCAACGGATCATTTTGAGCCCCGGTCAAACTATAGTCACTCAGAGAAACGTGCCGCAGAGTCAAGCGTTGCAGATGGTTCAGCAGCAAATTCAaacccagcagcagcagcagcaacaacagcatgTTGTTCAACCCCAGCAGCAATTTGTTGTCCAATCGAACCAGATTGTTCAATCTTCCCCAAGTACACAAACGAAGTTGGTTAAACAACTTGTGGTTCAACAACAATCACAGCCTTCAATTGATGAAAAAGCACAAATCACCACAGTAGATGTTAATGAATCTGGTACGCAACAAGTGCTTGTTCCAAACTCCACTTTAGCCCAGCAATTGGCGCAAGGCAAGTTACAGGTGGCCACCGTAAACGGTCAACAAGTTATCGTTAAACCATTGGGAAATAATCAGGCGCAAATCGTAGCACATATAAAACACCAAGGCGATGGGAACGCTCACATAGTAACAAATAATTCAGTCACTGCAATGGCGCAAGCAAGTCCACAAAGCTCACCAGTCAAACAGCAAGCCCTCCAATCACAAAGTCCTCAGGCAGTCGttgtccagcagcagcaagtcCCTCAGCAGTCAACCACTAACTACGATAACTCAATCGCACAACAGCCCGTTGTTGCCCAGGGACAAGCTCAGCAGCAACCCTTAAGTGTTGAAGAAAGTCTTCTTCAAAATCAGCCTCCTGGAACAGTTATTAAATGTGTTACGGCTCAAGTATTACAAACGGAGCATGGGCCTCGTATAGTATTGCAGGGCCTGGTAGGCAACGACTTCACGGCACAGCAATTGCAACTAGTGCAAACTCAGGTGAAGCAGCAATTAATGAAGG CTCAAGAATCAAATGGCAAACTCGGTGTTCTAGGcccaacaaaaatatatttagcggTTCAGCCGGAAACTTCAGTTCAATCACAACCACCTCCTCTTACCCCAGTTCACCAATCGGCTACGCATCAGCAA GTTGGTGGCGGCGTATCAATTCCTTTTGTGGCGAACTCGAATTATATGTTGAATGAAATGAAAGAAGAAGTCTTTGATGATGAATTCATCGTCGTCTGCAGTCCTCCAAACCAAATTGAACCCACGTCCCAAAATGAAGTAACCCAAGGTAGAATTTCAATAAGTGATTTACCGTGCCACACCAACATTAGTT TTGAAGATCAAGACAATAGTGAACAGCATCGCCTAACATATGAAAGTGAAGACCTTAAACGATGTTCATTGCAGACCAACAACGTCGACAACGACTCGACTGCGCTAGCAACCTACGAAGCCAACCCAACTATTAGAATTAATTCCATAAGCAATGGAAATGAGCAGGAGCATAGAAAATGtgcagaaacagaaaaatctaatatttcaattaaccaGCCCTTTGTCGGTAAATCTCTCCTATTAGAGGGCTTAGAGAATAAAGAACCAGCAAGTCACTCCGAGATCGAGGCAACAGAAACAGACTTAGAAAATAACCAATGCGAGAGCTTTGTTGTTACCAGCGGCTATATTCAAGAGT cTATTTCAAATGCTCTTAGACAAGGAAATCTGAGCCCAGAACTTGAAGAAAAACTTGTTAATATGCAAAAGCAACGAGAAAATGCGAATTCAAACTGTATAGATGATTGGGAATTTGGCTCAAAAGAAAGTGCAAGCGAAGAAGCACTTACTCCAAACCGCGGCAGCTTTGTAACAATAAATAAGAACAGCGATGACGCTGAATGGAAAATTCGAACTTCGTTAAAACGTCCAAATGCAATaataagtaataattttaatcgcattttaaaaaaaaatcacaggCAGAATGAAGAGGTGACAGAACTCGGGGAACCAAAACAATTACAGTTGGAACGACATAAAGAACTgcttaaaaaaagtattttacgTAAACGGTCTTTACTGGAACgtaatttacaaaatgaaaTACACGAAGATGTTCAAACCAAAGTCCAGCGACATGTGCGCCCCTTAAGTGTAGCTTCACAAGAAGAACAAAGCGAAAATGAAAGAAGTGGCGATCCTAACATGGACTTTAAAcg